TACTCGGCGAGAACCTCGCCTGACATGTGGTTAAAGATGGAGTCCAGGTCAGCAAACGGCGCGGTCCAGTTATCAATCCTCTTGGGAGGGAAGCCGAGTTTGGCGTACACAATGTCAAACGAATCGCCGCGTTCTTCGGAGAGCGCGGCATAGCCGATGAGCTCCCCGGCCATAACCTTGTCCCCCACGCGCAAATCATCGCGGACAGCTATGTGCTGGACGCTGAAGTTCCACATGCCGACCGGCGGCAGCAAGGCGAACATCCTCTTCGGGGCAATCCAAATTTCCCCCTCCAACTTGAGTTCCGGCTCGGAGCGTTTGATGGACACGTACCCGTCGTACGGGGAGTAAATCGCGACTTCGTTGCTCCGGTTATACTCGGGCTTGACCCAGAAGTAGTGTTTCATATTCCTGCGCGCCTCGCGGCCGTCCTGCGGAACCGTCACGTGGCCCGCGCAGCTGCGGTACCGCGAGATCTTCTCTATCTTGTCCAGCTCCGTAACATTGGCAATGATGGTAGGTGCAGGCACGGCCCGTGCGCGTGCCAAAGAAACAAGCACAGCCGCAACCAAGAGCAGCACCAACCCTCCGATTGCGATGAGAACTTTTTTCAGCATAGCACCAGTATACCACACAATCAGCTCTTAATCAGCGCAAGCTTTGCTTTCCGGGACAGCGCCTTAACCCTGGCCTCCTCCTTTTGCGCGTTGGAGCGGCTCTTGAACCTGCGGGAGTATGCAAGCTTCACGGGCCTGCGCGAGCGCGTGTACTTTGCACCGAGCTTTCCCGCGTTGTGCTCTTTGACGCGCTTTTCCAAATCAACGGCAATGCCTGTGTACAAAGTCCTGTCCGCGCAGGTGAGAATGTAGAGGTGGTACATACAACATCATTCTCTAAATGAATTGATTGTGAGTATGATTACAAAAGTTTTGATTGAGATGATAATTCTCCGTTTCTATATTTTCCGGTATTTCCATTATTATTTTTTCTATCCGCAAATGTTTTTTCTACGATATGTTTAGATATTTCTTCATCTACTATATTTTTGTAATGTAAATAATTTTTTAATCTATTTTCCGCATCTTTTACATATTCTTCTGAGATATCTATGCCTACATAATTTGAACCTAATAATTTTGCTGCCAAACACGTTGTTCCGCTCCCAACATAAGGATCCAAAACCATTCCTTTTTTACCATCTAAAATAGAATAAATTATTCTTGCCGGTAAAAGCAGCGGGAACGGCGCAGGGTGTCCATTTTTTCTTTCCGGCGGAAATCGCCAGATTGAGGTTAATAATGCGTGCCTTGATTTCAACTCCTTGCCAATTTTATTTCCGTCAATCGGTTTATAAAGCCAATATATTCTTTCGTCGATTTGCCAAAATCGCCAGCCTCTGATATTCGCCGCTATCATTCTATCCCAAATTATCTCCTGTCTGATTGTCCAGTTTGTCTTTTGAATCCATTCAATAGGGTGCATCATCTTGCCTTGCATCCATCTTGTTTTATGATTATAGAAAAATGAGCCTCCCGGTTTTGTGACCCTAAAAATTTCATTCAACACTTTGATTTGTTGATCTTGATAAACTTCTTCAGGGACGTTATCACTTGCCACACTATATTTTACATTTTTTACCAGCCAACCTTTGTGCTTTTCGCCTTTATTATATGGTGGCGAGGTAACGCCTAAATCAATAAAATTGTCATCAATTTTTTTTAAAATATCAAGAGCATCACCCTGAATAATTTTATCTTTTGGCTTCATGTTTTGCCTTCTCCAATAGAAATTCGTAGTATTTTTGTGTGAGTTGTTTCTTGTGCTTCTCTAATTTATCTTTCTCAAGATAAATTATTTTCAATTCTTTACAATTTTTATAGTGCTCAAAGGTAAAATTTGCGCTACGTAAAAATTCCCCAGACTTGTCACCATTTGGAAATCTCTTTTTAAGCTGAATTTTTAATCTTTCAACAAAAGACAAATAATTAAAAGGAAATTCTAAAACATAAATCAACTCCCCATCTACAAAACCACTAATAAGCATACTAGGATTTTCTTTTTTGTCTTTTGCCAGCCTTTTATGTGTGTAATCCGTAAAATTACCGCCACCAGTTAAACGACGCGGACTCTTTCTTTTCTTATTATCTTCAGTATTAAGATTTTGCGGCTTGGCCTCGCAGGCTACGGTTTTACCACCAATTTGGGTTGACTGCTTAAAGCCATTGTATCCAATTTTAGTATTTGTGGGTGTATAACCCGCCAAGGATACCGTAATGTATTCTCGAAGAAGCGAGGAATTTTTGTCGTTAATATAAATTGTGATTAAGCCATTAAAAAGAGCAATAAGTTGATCTTTAGACTTATCCAAAAGTAGTAAGGTTAACTCTTTGTGGGGTTTAGTGGCGTATGCTTTTATTACCTCGTAAAGCTCATTGTTCATATCATACAAATTAAACTTTATCATTATATCTTAGCAAATTTTCCTATGAGTGAAAAGGAACTAGAAGACCTTAATTTCCCCTTTAGTGGATTTCTCTTAGGTACTTGTTAGGCATGGGTTAGGCGAGGCTAAACGGTCCGAGGGGTGGAGGGTTTAGAAGCCAGTAAAACCACCAAAAGCAAAATAGCCTAAAATGAAATAGAGGAGAATTAATGTGGGAGGAATAATGAATGCTATCGAGGCTTTTCGGGCGTTGCCTTTTAGTTGTATTAAAGACCTAACATTCATATAAACCAGGTATATGGCCCCTAAAAGCATAAAATAAATCAATGAGTTTGCATACTTATCCGGCATGCCTGGCCGATAAAAAATTTCATAGAGAAACCAAGGTGATACAAGGAATATTATTATCAAAACTATATTTCTATAGACTAACTTTTTCATAGGGCATGAATTTAAAAACCAATATTCCCCAAAGAGGTCAAAACAAGGAGCACAAATAAAGAAA
This window of the Parcubacteria group bacterium genome carries:
- a CDS encoding GIY-YIG nuclease family protein, translated to MYHLYILTCADRTLYTGIAVDLEKRVKEHNAGKLGAKYTRSRRPVKLAYSRRFKSRSNAQKEEARVKALSRKAKLALIKS
- a CDS encoding site-specific DNA-methyltransferase codes for the protein MKPKDKIIQGDALDILKKIDDNFIDLGVTSPPYNKGEKHKGWLVKNVKYSVASDNVPEEVYQDQQIKVLNEIFRVTKPGGSFFYNHKTRWMQGKMMHPIEWIQKTNWTIRQEIIWDRMIAANIRGWRFWQIDERIYWLYKPIDGNKIGKELKSRHALLTSIWRFPPERKNGHPAPFPLLLPARIIYSILDGKKGMVLDPYVGSGTTCLAAKLLGSNYVGIDISEEYVKDAENRLKNYLHYKNIVDEEISKHIVEKTFADRKNNNGNTGKYRNGELSSQSKLL